The genomic region AGCGGAGCCAGACCCGGGACGACCGGACCGGCGGCGGCATGACCGGGGCGGCCACGCCACTGACCATCTGGGCCGCCGCCGTGCTGCTCGGCCGGATCGGCGCCGGTGACGACGACATCGAGGACGAGCGGCACATCCTGCGCGGCATCGAGTGACAGCGCGCGGCCCGGTGGCCGCCAGCGCGCTCACAGCCAGCCGCGCCGCTTGAAGATCAGGTAGAGGGTGCCGCAGACCAGCAGCATGAGCAGCAGCGCGAACAGGTAACCGAAGCGCCAGTGCAGCTCGGGCATGTGGACGAAGTTCATGCCGTACACGGTGCCGATAAGCGTGGGCGCGAACAGGATCGCCGCCCATGAGGACACCTTCTTCAGCTCCTCGTTCTGCGCGTAACTGGCGGCGGTGAGGCTGCGCATCTCCTCGTTCTGCTGCTGCGAGACGAGGGTGGCGTTGACGGTGAGGATGCTCTGGAGCAGGTGCCGGAAACCGTCCACCCGCTCCACCACCTGGGTGAGGTGGTCGGTGACGTCCCGCAGGTAGCGGCTCAGTTCCTCGTCGGCGCCGTCACCGCCGGCCAGCGCGCCGAGCATTGCCAGCAGCGGTCGGGCCGCCCGCTGGAACTCGATGACCTCCCGGCTGAGCCCGTAGATGCGCCGGCTGGCGTTCGGGTCACCGCCGAAGACCTGCGTCTCGATCTCGTCGATGTCGTTCTCCAGCCCCGCCACCACCGGCGCGTACCCGTCGACGACCTGGTCGAGGACCGCGTACAGGACCGCCTCGGGCCCCTGGGCGAGCATCGGCGCGTCGGCCTCCATCCGTCGCCGCACAGCGGCCAGGTCGGGGGCCTCACCGTGCCGGACCGTCACCACGAAGTCCGGCCCGATGAACAGGTGCAGCTCGGAGAACTCGACCTCTTCCCGCATGTCGTCGTAGCGGGCGGCGCGCAGCACCACGAACAGGGTGTCGCCGTACTGCTCCAGCTTGGGCCGCTGGTGGGCGTTGATCGCGTCCTCGACCGCCAGGTCGTGCAGGCGGAACTCCCGGGCCAGCGAGGTGATCTGGTCGATGTCGGGCCGGTACAACCCGATCCAGGCCATCGCGTCGGTCTGCTCCTGGAGGCAGCGGTACGTGTCGGCGAGACCGTTCGGTGAGGCGAACCGGTGCCCCTGGACGTAGACGGCGCTGTCGACAAGACCGCCGGAGGGCTCCGTGGTCGGCTCCCCCATGGGTGGCACGCCGACGCGGGTCTCGTACTCGTCGAGTTGGCGGCCGAAACCACCGCCCGGGCGAAACCGACGGCCGCCGACCATGACGCGCTCCCTTTTCCGGTGCCGCCCGTCCGGCGGCCTCCCCACCGGGACGCGCTGCTTTCCCCGGGCCCTGCGGCCCGAAACCCTCCGGCGTGCCGCCCGCCGGACGCCCGGCGACCAACGGTTTCGGCGGACGGGCGGCGGTGCGCCGACGGATACTCGCGGTGACCATGGGCGGGACGGGGGTAGCGCCGATGGAGGTCGACAGGCGCGCCGGCCGGCGGACCGACCGGGTGCGACGCTGGCTGCTCGCCGACGCGTCGGAGCGGCCCGTGCCGCAGGGTCTGCACGCCCGCCCACCGGCGCAACGGAACCACCCGTGGTGGAAGGTGATGTGCCTGACCGGCGTCGATTACTTCTCGACGCTCGGCTACCAGCCGGGCATCGCGGCGCTTGCCGCCGGGGCGCTCTCGCCGGTGGCGACCCTTGTGCTGGTGCTCGTGACGGTGCTGGGCGCGCTGCCGGTCTACCGGCGGGTGGCGGTGGACAGCCCGCACGGTGAGGGTTCCATCGCGATGCTGGTACGCCTGCTGAGCTACTGGCCGGGCAAGCTGTTCGTGCTGGTGCTGCTCGGTTTCGCGGCCACCGACTTCATCATCACCATCACCCTGTCCGCCGCCGACGCCACGGCGCACCTCGACGAGAACCCGTTCTGGCCCAGTGGCCTCAAGGGTCACGAGGTGCTGCTC from Micromonospora profundi harbors:
- the corA gene encoding magnesium/cobalt transporter CorA, with the translated sequence MVGGRRFRPGGGFGRQLDEYETRVGVPPMGEPTTEPSGGLVDSAVYVQGHRFASPNGLADTYRCLQEQTDAMAWIGLYRPDIDQITSLAREFRLHDLAVEDAINAHQRPKLEQYGDTLFVVLRAARYDDMREEVEFSELHLFIGPDFVVTVRHGEAPDLAAVRRRMEADAPMLAQGPEAVLYAVLDQVVDGYAPVVAGLENDIDEIETQVFGGDPNASRRIYGLSREVIEFQRAARPLLAMLGALAGGDGADEELSRYLRDVTDHLTQVVERVDGFRHLLQSILTVNATLVSQQQNEEMRSLTAASYAQNEELKKVSSWAAILFAPTLIGTVYGMNFVHMPELHWRFGYLFALLLMLLVCGTLYLIFKRRGWL